In Streptomyces sp. NBC_00569, a single genomic region encodes these proteins:
- a CDS encoding HAD family acid phosphatase: MHKTSRIAAAVAGSCVLAGAALYGTGVATAGQASQHTTAEPTNIGQLVKEIDSYYGTALDADGVYQASPSSQYAQDLGRIEAGAKKQIAKAAAGHHHKGDRPAVVFDIDDTLLLSLDYEKKTNYVYNDATWKEYVAKANRPAVFGTPDLIAYAQKKGVEVFYNSGLGEAQRASAVENLKKVGIDVNLDAAHMFLKDKANPPAYLSGCATASAWNCTTVQYKSGTRKHIESLGYDVVANFGDQYSDLEGGHADRTYKFPNPTYFVE, encoded by the coding sequence ATGCATAAGACCTCACGCATCGCCGCCGCCGTCGCCGGCTCCTGTGTTCTCGCGGGTGCCGCCCTGTACGGGACCGGGGTTGCCACCGCCGGGCAGGCCTCGCAGCACACCACCGCCGAGCCCACGAACATCGGGCAGCTCGTCAAGGAGATCGACTCCTACTACGGCACCGCCCTCGACGCGGACGGTGTCTACCAGGCGTCCCCGTCCAGCCAGTACGCCCAGGACCTCGGCCGGATCGAGGCGGGTGCGAAGAAGCAGATCGCCAAGGCTGCCGCCGGGCACCACCACAAGGGCGACAGGCCCGCCGTCGTCTTCGACATCGACGACACCCTTCTCCTCAGCCTCGACTACGAGAAGAAGACCAACTACGTCTACAACGACGCCACGTGGAAGGAGTACGTCGCCAAGGCGAACCGGCCCGCCGTGTTCGGTACGCCCGACCTCATCGCGTACGCGCAGAAGAAGGGCGTCGAGGTCTTCTACAACTCCGGGCTGGGTGAGGCGCAGCGTGCGTCGGCCGTCGAGAACCTCAAGAAGGTCGGCATCGACGTCAACCTCGACGCCGCCCACATGTTCCTCAAGGACAAGGCCAACCCGCCCGCCTACCTGAGCGGTTGCGCCACCGCGAGCGCCTGGAACTGCACCACCGTGCAGTACAAGTCCGGCACCCGCAAGCACATCGAGTCCCTCGGCTACGACGTCGTCGCCAACTTCGGCGACCAGTACTCGGACCTCGAGGGCGGCCACGCCGACCGGACCTACAAGTTCCCGAACCCGACGTACTTCGTCGAGTGA
- a CDS encoding NCS2 family permease — translation MLAPLDRYFRITARGSTYSREVRGGFATFFTMAYILVLNPIILGSAKDKFGHQLDGAELVTATALVAAVMTVIMGVGGNLPLALAAGLGLNAVVAFQIAPLMSWPDAMGLIVLEGLLICVLVVTGLREAVMRAIPQPLKQAISVGIGLFIAFIGFVDAGFVTRIPDVAQSTVPVQLGGTGTLSGWPVLVFCLGVLLTIGLLARKVKGAILISIVVMTVMAVIINSVAEVKSWGLTTPEIPDDVFAAPDFGLLGDFSLFGAFGRTGALTVILLVFTLILSDFFDTMGTVVGITAEAGLLDETGQVPHLGRVLLIDGAAAVAGGAASASSSTTYIESAAGVGEGARTGFANLVTGGLFALALFLSPLLTIVPLQAAAPALVAVGFLMMTQVKYIDWDRYDIAVPAFLTIAVMPFTYSITNGIGVGFLAYVVIKTVVGKAREVHWLLWGASALFLVYFAIDPLEQLLGVR, via the coding sequence ATGCTCGCCCCGTTGGACCGTTACTTCCGCATCACCGCGCGTGGATCCACGTACTCCCGCGAAGTGCGCGGCGGATTCGCCACGTTCTTCACCATGGCCTACATCCTCGTCCTGAACCCGATCATCCTGGGCAGCGCGAAGGACAAGTTCGGGCACCAGCTCGACGGGGCCGAACTCGTCACCGCCACCGCCCTCGTGGCCGCCGTGATGACGGTCATCATGGGCGTCGGCGGCAATCTGCCGCTCGCCCTCGCCGCGGGCCTCGGCCTCAACGCCGTCGTCGCCTTCCAGATCGCCCCGCTGATGAGCTGGCCGGACGCGATGGGACTCATCGTCCTGGAGGGCCTGCTGATCTGCGTCCTCGTCGTCACCGGGCTGCGCGAGGCCGTCATGCGCGCGATACCCCAGCCGCTGAAACAGGCCATCAGCGTCGGCATCGGACTGTTCATCGCCTTCATCGGCTTCGTCGACGCCGGGTTCGTGACCAGGATCCCGGACGTCGCGCAGTCCACCGTGCCGGTGCAGCTCGGCGGCACGGGCACCCTGTCCGGCTGGCCCGTCCTCGTCTTCTGTCTCGGCGTGCTGCTGACCATCGGCCTGCTCGCGCGCAAGGTGAAGGGGGCCATCCTCATCAGCATCGTCGTGATGACGGTGATGGCCGTCATCATCAACTCCGTCGCCGAAGTGAAGAGTTGGGGCCTGACCACGCCCGAGATCCCGGACGACGTGTTCGCCGCACCCGACTTCGGGCTGCTCGGCGACTTCAGCCTCTTCGGCGCGTTCGGCAGAACCGGCGCGCTCACCGTGATCCTGCTCGTCTTCACCCTCATCCTGTCGGACTTCTTCGACACGATGGGCACGGTGGTGGGTATCACCGCCGAAGCCGGGCTGCTGGACGAGACGGGTCAAGTTCCCCATCTGGGACGGGTGCTGCTCATCGACGGTGCCGCCGCCGTCGCGGGCGGCGCGGCCTCCGCCTCCTCCTCGACCACCTACATCGAGTCCGCGGCCGGTGTCGGCGAGGGCGCGCGCACCGGATTCGCCAACCTCGTCACGGGCGGCCTCTTCGCGCTCGCCCTGTTCCTCTCCCCGCTCCTGACCATCGTGCCGCTCCAGGCGGCCGCCCCCGCCCTCGTCGCGGTCGGCTTCCTCATGATGACGCAGGTCAAGTACATCGACTGGGACCGTTACGACATCGCGGTGCCGGCGTTCCTGACCATCGCCGTGATGCCGTTCACGTACTCGATCACGAACGGTATCGGCGTCGGCTTCCTCGCGTACGTCGTCATCAAGACCGTCGTCGGCAAGGCGCGTGAGGTGCACTGGCTGCTCTGGGGCGCCTCAGCCCTCTTCCTCGTGTACTTCGCGATCGACCCCCTGGAGCAACTGCTCGGCGTCAGGTAG
- a CDS encoding penicillin-binding transpeptidase domain-containing protein: MNKTIRRASVFCLLLVLALLVRATWVQFYDGRALADNKDNRRNVMEQYAYPLGDIIVGGEAVTGSKRTGDGSDLAYKRTYKDGDLYAGVTGFSSQVYGQTQLEGIYKDILDGTDTRLKNPVDAVTGKHTEPGDVVTTIDPSVQKAAYRALGDKKGAAVAIDPKTGKVLGLVSTPSFDPSKISGSESSTDGKAWTALSKDKDQPTLNRAIKQALPPGSTFKLVVAAAALEDGLYSSVDAKTDSPNPFRLPGTATDLKNESASAPCEDASIRTALQYSCNNVFGKIAVDLGQDKVRAMAEKFGFNDAEQDMPVRASQSVYPKDMDKAQTGLSGIGQFDVTATPLQMAMVSATIANGGEQASPHMVSQVTDADGNAIKSFADGDDTRVVSTSTASQLRSAMETVVEQGTGTNAKIAGATVGGKTGTAQHGENNSKTPYAWFTSYAKDDSTGKEVAVAVVVEQSDAARSEVSGNGLAAPIAKAMMSAALKG, encoded by the coding sequence ATGAACAAGACGATCAGACGCGCCTCGGTCTTCTGTCTGCTCCTCGTGCTCGCTCTGCTGGTGAGGGCGACGTGGGTGCAGTTCTACGACGGCCGGGCCCTCGCGGACAACAAGGACAACCGGCGGAACGTGATGGAGCAGTACGCGTATCCCCTGGGCGACATCATCGTGGGCGGCGAGGCGGTCACCGGTTCGAAGAGAACGGGCGACGGCAGCGACCTCGCGTACAAGCGCACGTACAAGGACGGCGATCTCTATGCGGGTGTGACGGGCTTCAGCTCGCAGGTGTACGGCCAGACACAGCTCGAGGGCATCTACAAGGACATCCTCGACGGGACGGACACCCGGCTCAAGAACCCCGTCGACGCGGTCACCGGCAAGCACACCGAGCCGGGTGACGTGGTCACGACCATCGACCCGTCGGTGCAGAAGGCCGCGTACCGGGCGCTCGGCGACAAGAAGGGCGCGGCCGTCGCGATCGATCCGAAGACAGGGAAGGTGCTCGGCCTCGTCTCGACGCCGTCGTTCGACCCGTCGAAGATCAGCGGCTCGGAGTCGTCCACGGACGGCAAGGCCTGGACGGCGCTGTCGAAGGACAAGGACCAGCCGACGCTGAACCGCGCGATCAAGCAGGCGCTGCCGCCGGGATCCACGTTCAAGCTGGTCGTCGCGGCGGCCGCGCTGGAGGACGGGCTCTACTCGTCGGTGGACGCGAAGACCGACAGCCCGAATCCGTTCCGCCTGCCGGGCACGGCCACCGACCTGAAGAACGAGAGCGCGTCCGCGCCCTGCGAGGACGCCTCGATCCGTACGGCGCTGCAGTACTCCTGCAACAACGTCTTCGGGAAGATCGCCGTCGACCTGGGCCAGGACAAGGTCAGGGCGATGGCCGAGAAGTTCGGCTTCAACGACGCCGAACAGGACATGCCGGTCCGGGCCTCGCAGAGCGTGTACCCGAAGGACATGGACAAGGCGCAGACGGGCCTGTCGGGCATCGGACAGTTCGACGTGACGGCGACGCCGCTGCAGATGGCGATGGTCTCGGCGACGATCGCCAACGGCGGCGAGCAGGCATCCCCGCACATGGTCTCCCAGGTCACCGACGCCGACGGCAACGCCATCAAGAGCTTCGCCGACGGTGACGACACCCGCGTGGTCAGCACGTCGACGGCCTCGCAGCTCCGGTCGGCGATGGAGACGGTCGTGGAACAGGGCACCGGTACGAACGCGAAGATCGCGGGCGCGACGGTGGGCGGCAAGACGGGCACGGCCCAGCACGGCGAGAACAACAGCAAGACGCCGTACGCCTGGTTCACGTCGTACGCGAAGGACGACTCCACCGGCAAGGAGGTCGCGGTGGCGGTCGTGGTGGAGCAGTCGGACGCGGCCCGCTCGGAGGTGAGCGGCAACGGTCTGGCGGCGCCGATCGCGAAGGCGATGATGTCGGCGGCGCTCAAGGGATAG
- a CDS encoding IclR family transcriptional regulator, which translates to MSAGETGGGAQVKSAVRTVELLEYFAGRPGMHSLAAVQEAVGYPKSSLYMLLRTLVELGWVETDATGTRYGIGVRALLVGTSYIDGDEVVAAARPTLDRLSDDTTETIHLARLDGTNVVYLATRQSQHYLRPFTRVGRRLPAHSTSLGKALLATHTDEQVRKMLPETLPALTEHTITDREKLIEELHAVREQGIAVDREENTLGLRCFGVAIPYRTPARDAISCSVPVARLTPAHEQMVKDALFDARDRLTLATRRL; encoded by the coding sequence ATGTCGGCAGGTGAGACGGGCGGCGGGGCGCAGGTCAAGTCCGCGGTACGGACCGTGGAATTGCTCGAATACTTCGCCGGGCGGCCCGGAATGCACTCCCTGGCGGCCGTCCAGGAAGCGGTCGGCTACCCCAAGTCCAGCCTCTACATGCTCCTTCGCACGCTCGTCGAGCTCGGCTGGGTGGAGACGGACGCGACGGGCACGCGGTACGGCATCGGCGTACGCGCCCTGCTCGTCGGTACGTCGTACATCGACGGCGACGAGGTGGTGGCCGCGGCGCGCCCCACCCTCGACCGGCTCTCCGACGACACCACGGAGACGATCCACCTGGCGCGCCTCGACGGCACGAACGTCGTCTATCTGGCCACGCGTCAGTCGCAGCACTATCTGAGGCCCTTCACCCGCGTCGGGCGCCGGCTGCCCGCGCACTCCACGTCCCTCGGCAAGGCGCTCCTCGCGACCCACACCGACGAGCAGGTCCGCAAGATGCTCCCCGAGACGCTCCCGGCGCTCACCGAGCACACCATCACCGACCGCGAGAAGCTCATCGAGGAGCTGCACGCGGTGCGCGAGCAGGGCATCGCGGTGGACCGCGAGGAGAACACGCTGGGCCTTCGCTGCTTCGGCGTCGCGATCCCGTACCGCACGCCGGCGCGCGACGCGATCAGCTGCTCGGTGCCGGTGGCGCGCCTGACCCCCGCGCACGAGCAGATGGTGAAGGACGCGCTGTTCGACGCCCGCGACCGGCTGACCCTGGCCACGCGCAGGCTCTGA
- a CDS encoding aldehyde dehydrogenase (NADP(+)), producing the protein MAAAPVWSVDPRTGKQREQVAVEATAQEVDQAVRAARAAAGALADRTVRAAFLRSAAELLDASKDHLVEAADAETALGPVRLTGELARTSYQLRAFADIVDEGAFLGIVIDHPDDSATPPIPDLRRYKVPLGVVAVYSASNFPFAFSVPGGDTASALAAGCPVVVKAHPDHPATSELVASVLRRAAARHGIPEGVLGLVHGFEAGVELVRHPLVSAAGFTGSVRGGRALFDAAAARPVPIPFHGELGSLNPVVITAEAAAERAEQIGAGLAGSMTLGVGQFCVKPGLVLAPTGADGDRLVKSLTDAVSDTGAGVLLDHRMRDNFVAGVAERAELPDVDAPVTPGAGSEHTVSPGFLTVPAQRLATDGGDHDLLLEECFGPVTVVARYEDEAEVTSVLSRLPGNLSATVHLSEGEAAGQGRGAEILAELTPLAGRVLVNGWPTGVAVAPAQHHGGPYPATTSTSTSVGGTAVERWLRPVAYQNTPEALLSPELRDDNPLGLPRRYEGRQEL; encoded by the coding sequence GTGGCAGCAGCACCAGTCTGGAGTGTCGACCCCCGAACCGGGAAGCAGCGGGAGCAGGTTGCGGTGGAAGCCACAGCCCAGGAGGTGGACCAGGCGGTCCGCGCCGCTCGCGCCGCCGCAGGAGCCCTCGCGGACCGCACCGTGCGCGCGGCCTTCCTGCGCAGCGCCGCCGAGCTCCTCGACGCCTCGAAGGACCACCTGGTGGAGGCCGCGGACGCGGAGACCGCTCTCGGTCCCGTCCGCCTCACCGGTGAACTCGCCCGCACCAGCTACCAGTTGCGCGCCTTCGCGGACATCGTCGACGAGGGTGCCTTCCTGGGCATCGTCATCGACCACCCCGACGACTCGGCCACCCCGCCGATCCCGGACCTGCGTCGCTACAAGGTGCCGCTGGGCGTCGTCGCCGTCTACTCGGCCTCGAACTTCCCGTTCGCCTTCTCCGTACCCGGCGGCGACACCGCGAGCGCGCTCGCCGCGGGCTGTCCCGTCGTCGTCAAGGCGCACCCCGACCACCCCGCCACCTCCGAACTGGTCGCCTCCGTGCTGCGCAGGGCCGCCGCCCGGCACGGCATCCCGGAGGGCGTCCTCGGCCTGGTCCACGGGTTCGAGGCGGGCGTCGAGCTCGTCAGGCACCCGCTGGTCTCGGCCGCCGGATTCACCGGTTCCGTACGGGGCGGACGCGCCCTCTTCGACGCGGCGGCCGCCCGTCCCGTGCCGATCCCCTTCCACGGCGAACTCGGCTCCCTCAACCCCGTGGTCATCACGGCCGAGGCCGCTGCCGAGCGCGCCGAGCAGATCGGCGCCGGGCTCGCGGGCTCGATGACGCTCGGCGTCGGCCAGTTCTGCGTGAAGCCCGGCCTCGTCCTCGCGCCCACCGGCGCCGACGGTGACCGCCTCGTCAAGTCCCTCACCGACGCCGTCAGCGACACCGGCGCGGGCGTGCTCCTCGACCACCGTATGCGCGACAACTTCGTCGCGGGCGTCGCCGAGCGCGCGGAACTCCCCGACGTGGACGCCCCCGTGACCCCGGGCGCGGGCAGCGAGCACACCGTCAGCCCCGGCTTCCTCACCGTCCCCGCCCAGCGCCTGGCCACCGACGGCGGCGATCACGACCTCCTCCTGGAGGAGTGCTTCGGCCCGGTCACGGTCGTCGCCCGCTACGAGGACGAGGCCGAGGTCACCTCCGTGCTCTCGCGGCTGCCCGGCAACCTCTCGGCCACCGTCCACCTGTCCGAGGGCGAGGCCGCGGGCCAGGGGCGCGGCGCCGAGATCCTCGCCGAGCTCACCCCGCTCGCGGGCCGTGTGCTGGTCAACGGCTGGCCCACCGGCGTCGCCGTCGCCCCCGCCCAGCACCACGGCGGCCCGTACCCGGCCACGACGTCCACCTCGACGTCCGTGGGCGGCACCGCCGTCGAGCGCTGGCTGCGCCCGGTCGCGTACCAGAACACCCCCGAGGCGCTCCTGTCGCCGGAGCTGCGCGACGACAACCCGCTGGGCCTGCCGCGACGCTACGAAGGCCGTCAGGAACTCTGA